The following proteins are co-located in the Roseovarius arcticus genome:
- the hemW gene encoding radical SAM family heme chaperone HemW: MTEDWRLGGFGLYLHWPFCAAKCPYCDFNSHVSNDVDHAAWRDAFLREIDRYAELTQGRVLNSVFFGGGTPSLMPPETVHAILDRVRQHWTLANDLEITLEANPGSVEAGRFAGYASAGVDRISMGIQALNDTDLRRLGRIHTASEARAAFDVARAQFDRVSFDLIYARQDQTLADWRSELSQALAMAVDHLSLYQLTIEPGTAFGARFDAGGLKGLPTDDLAVDMFEATQELCEAAGMPAYEVSNHAAKGGESRHNMIYWRHGDYIGIGPGAHGRLTLDDTRWATEAYAHPAAWLPRSDNGLTEKPRFAIAPKDQAGEYLMMGLRIEGGIDLKRYRDLAGAELNATKIEDLAALGMIRTDGVTIAATPKGRMVLNAVITELLPD; encoded by the coding sequence TTGACTGAGGATTGGCGCCTTGGCGGCTTTGGCCTGTATCTGCATTGGCCGTTCTGCGCCGCCAAATGCCCGTATTGTGACTTTAACAGCCACGTTAGTAACGATGTCGACCACGCAGCTTGGCGTGATGCCTTTCTGCGCGAGATTGATCGTTACGCAGAATTAACCCAAGGACGCGTGCTGAACTCTGTTTTCTTCGGCGGCGGTACGCCCAGCTTGATGCCGCCCGAGACAGTCCACGCCATTCTCGACCGGGTCCGGCAACACTGGACACTTGCCAACGACTTGGAGATCACGCTTGAAGCCAACCCCGGTTCGGTCGAGGCGGGCAGATTCGCGGGCTATGCCTCCGCTGGCGTGGACCGTATTTCTATGGGGATCCAAGCGCTTAACGATACAGACTTGCGGCGTCTTGGCCGTATTCACACAGCATCCGAGGCACGCGCCGCCTTTGACGTAGCGCGCGCTCAGTTTGACCGCGTCAGCTTTGATCTCATCTATGCGCGGCAGGACCAGACACTGGCCGATTGGCGCAGCGAACTGTCTCAAGCGCTGGCCATGGCCGTCGACCACCTATCACTTTATCAGCTGACGATTGAGCCGGGCACGGCGTTCGGTGCCCGCTTTGACGCCGGCGGGCTTAAAGGATTGCCCACCGACGATCTGGCCGTGGATATGTTCGAGGCGACGCAAGAGTTGTGTGAGGCTGCCGGAATGCCAGCATATGAGGTGTCAAACCACGCTGCAAAGGGCGGGGAATCAAGGCACAACATGATCTATTGGCGTCATGGGGATTATATCGGAATTGGCCCTGGCGCGCATGGGAGGCTGACCCTCGATGACACGCGATGGGCAACCGAGGCGTATGCTCATCCCGCAGCGTGGCTACCTCGTAGCGACAACGGCCTGACGGAAAAGCCCCGCTTCGCAATCGCCCCCAAAGACCAGGCCGGCGAGTATTTGATGATGGGGCTGCGCATCGAGGGCGGGATCGACTTGAAGCGCTATCGTGATCTTGCAGGGGCGGAGTTGAACGCCACAAAGATCGAGGACCTTGCTGCGTTAGGGATGATCCGTACCGATGGCGTAACAATTGCGGCGACGCCAAAAGGGCGCATGGTGTTAAACGCGGTGATTACCGAGCTTTTGCCAGACTAA
- the rdgB gene encoding RdgB/HAM1 family non-canonical purine NTP pyrophosphatase: MRKLTGDTLLVATHNAGKLAEIADLLRPYGITVVGAADRGLPEPEETETTFAGNARIKAHAAAQATGLPALSDDSGIEIDALNGAPGVYTADWAETPTGRNFAMAMTKAHDKLVLSNTPQPWTARFCCTLALAWPDGHDEIFPGTAEGKIIWPMRGDNGHGYDPIFQPKGYDVSFAQMDPAEKNRISHRADAFAKFVKGCLD; the protein is encoded by the coding sequence ATGCGTAAGCTGACCGGCGATACCCTGCTGGTTGCCACGCATAACGCGGGCAAACTGGCCGAGATCGCTGATCTTTTGCGTCCCTATGGCATCACTGTGGTCGGCGCCGCCGATCGCGGTTTGCCTGAACCGGAAGAAACTGAAACCACCTTTGCTGGAAACGCCCGGATCAAGGCGCACGCCGCCGCGCAGGCCACTGGCCTACCGGCGCTATCCGACGATTCGGGTATTGAGATCGATGCGCTGAATGGCGCGCCTGGTGTCTATACCGCTGACTGGGCAGAGACACCGACTGGCCGCAACTTTGCCATGGCAATGACTAAGGCGCATGACAAGCTGGTTTTATCGAATACGCCGCAACCGTGGACAGCACGATTTTGCTGCACATTGGCCCTCGCATGGCCTGATGGTCACGACGAGATTTTTCCCGGTACGGCGGAGGGCAAGATCATTTGGCCGATGCGCGGGGATAACGGGCACGGATACGATCCAATATTCCAACCAAAAGGGTACGATGTTAGCTTTGCCCAGATGGACCCGGCTGAAAAGAACCGCATCAGCCATAGGGCAGATGCGTTTGCCAAGTTTGTGAAGGGCTGCCTTGACTGA
- the rph gene encoding ribonuclease PH, with product MRPSGRELSEMRAVSIETGVTKHAEGSCMIRVGDTHVLCTATIEDRVPPFIKGSGLGWVTAEYGMLPRSTTSRMRREATAGKQGGRTVEIQRLIGRSLRAGIDRVALGERQITVDCDVIQADGGTRCASITGGWVALKLAVNKLMKTGEVTSDPLIDPVGAVSCGLYAGQTVLDLDYPEDSEAGVDGNFIMTQSGKLIEVQMSAEGATFNREQMNQLMDLAEKGVGELAALQLAAVNA from the coding sequence ATGCGCCCCTCTGGTAGAGAGTTAAGCGAAATGCGCGCCGTTTCAATCGAAACGGGCGTCACGAAACATGCCGAAGGGTCGTGCATGATCCGCGTTGGCGACACGCACGTTCTGTGCACAGCCACCATCGAGGACCGGGTGCCACCCTTTATTAAGGGGTCGGGTCTGGGATGGGTCACGGCGGAATACGGGATGCTTCCCCGCTCGACCACGTCGCGCATGCGCCGCGAGGCGACAGCAGGCAAGCAGGGCGGTCGCACAGTAGAGATTCAGAGACTAATCGGGCGGTCTTTGCGCGCAGGCATTGACCGTGTGGCATTGGGCGAGCGCCAGATCACAGTTGATTGCGACGTCATTCAGGCCGATGGCGGCACACGTTGCGCGTCAATCACTGGTGGATGGGTCGCGCTAAAGCTGGCGGTAAACAAGCTGATGAAGACCGGCGAAGTCACATCCGATCCGCTGATCGATCCGGTCGGCGCCGTGTCTTGCGGCCTCTACGCCGGGCAAACTGTCCTTGATCTGGATTATCCCGAGGATAGCGAAGCTGGCGTCGACGGAAATTTCATCATGACCCAGTCGGGCAAGCTGATTGAAGTCCAGATGTCGGCTGAGGGCGCGACGTTCAACCGCGAGCAGATGAATCAGCTTATGGATCTGGCTGAAAAGGGCGTCGGCGAATTGGCCGCGCTGCAACTGGCCGCTGTCAATGCGTAA
- the hrcA gene encoding heat-inducible transcriptional repressor HrcA, which yields MTDARKLLEEMNERSREVFRRVVEGYLLTGAPVGSRSLTRDMSEKISAATVRNVMQDLEYMGLLDSPHISAGRVPTQSGLRMFVDGLLEVGDLQSADRALMDSTMSSNSTDVAGVLDRIGQTLSGVTQGASLVLAPKHEAPIKHIEFVSLGHDRALVVLVFGDGHVENRIFTPPPGQTPSSMREAANFLNSLVEGRTLSDVQTVIASQINARRQEIDQLAHAMIESGLAVWAGEGEGPERLIVRGRSHLLNASTDEVDLERIRTLFDDLERKRDIANFLELTDEGEGVRIFIGSENKLFSLSGSSLVVSPYMNADRKIVGAVGVIGPTRLNYGRIVPIVDYTAQLVGKLIADRS from the coding sequence ATGACTGACGCGCGGAAGCTGCTGGAGGAGATGAACGAGCGCTCGCGCGAGGTTTTTCGCCGCGTAGTGGAGGGATATTTGCTGACCGGCGCACCCGTTGGATCACGCAGCCTTACGCGCGATATGAGCGAAAAGATCAGCGCCGCAACCGTGCGCAACGTCATGCAGGATCTAGAATATATGGGTCTGCTCGACAGCCCCCATATCAGCGCTGGCCGCGTGCCCACGCAAAGCGGCCTGCGCATGTTCGTCGATGGCCTGCTTGAGGTTGGCGATCTGCAAAGCGCGGACCGCGCTTTGATGGACAGCACGATGTCGTCAAACTCCACGGATGTTGCTGGCGTCTTGGACCGCATTGGTCAGACATTGTCTGGGGTCACCCAAGGTGCATCGCTGGTCTTGGCGCCAAAGCATGAGGCGCCCATCAAGCATATCGAATTCGTCAGCCTGGGCCATGATCGTGCCTTGGTGGTGCTGGTCTTTGGCGACGGGCACGTAGAAAACCGCATCTTTACCCCGCCGCCGGGGCAGACACCCAGCTCAATGCGGGAGGCGGCGAACTTCCTAAATTCGTTGGTTGAGGGCCGCACACTTAGCGATGTGCAGACTGTGATCGCCAGCCAGATCAACGCGCGCCGACAAGAGATCGACCAGTTGGCTCACGCGATGATCGAAAGTGGCCTCGCCGTTTGGGCGGGCGAGGGTGAGGGGCCAGAACGCCTCATTGTTCGGGGCCGGTCGCATTTGCTGAACGCGAGTACCGATGAGGTCGATCTGGAGCGTATCCGCACCCTTTTTGACGACTTGGAGCGTAAGCGAGACATCGCTAACTTCCTCGAACTGACGGATGAGGGCGAGGGGGTTCGCATCTTTATTGGCTCTGAGAACAAACTTTTCTCACTTTCGGGTTCCTCTTTGGTGGTCTCTCCTTATATGAACGCAGACCGGAAGATCGTCGGCGCCGTGGGGGTCATTGGACCCACTCGGCTGAACTACGGGCGCATCGTTCCGATCGTGGATTATACGGCGCAGCTGGTGGGCAAGCTGATCGCCGATAGAAGTTGA
- a CDS encoding nucleotide exchange factor GrpE, translating to MAERENEDFLDDIEQAEAEAYHEEMTEISDEDAELDTVRAERDAFHDKFLRALADAENARKRADKDRREAENYGGSKLARDLLPVYDNMKRAVDSISEDQREANAALIEGIELTMRELISVFAKHGVRIVSPQVGDRFDPQHHEAMFEAPLPGTKAGEIIQVSAEGFMLHDRILRPAQVGVSSMPS from the coding sequence ATGGCAGAGCGCGAAAACGAAGATTTCCTTGACGATATCGAACAGGCCGAGGCCGAGGCGTATCACGAGGAAATGACAGAGATTTCCGATGAGGACGCCGAGCTGGACACCGTCCGCGCCGAACGCGACGCGTTTCACGACAAATTCCTGCGGGCGCTGGCTGACGCCGAAAATGCGCGCAAGCGTGCCGACAAGGACCGCCGCGAGGCCGAAAATTACGGTGGCTCTAAACTGGCGCGCGATTTGCTGCCAGTTTATGACAACATGAAGCGCGCCGTAGATTCCATTAGCGAAGACCAGCGCGAGGCGAATGCCGCGCTGATTGAGGGGATTGAGCTGACAATGCGCGAGCTGATCAGCGTCTTTGCCAAACATGGCGTACGCATCGTGTCGCCGCAGGTGGGCGACCGATTCGACCCGCAACACCATGAGGCGATGTTCGAAGCGCCGCTGCCCGGCACCAAGGCTGGCGAAATCATACAGGTCTCGGCAGAAGGCTTCATGCTGCACGATCGCATTTTGCGCCCGGCGCAGGTGGGCGTGTCATCAATGCCAAGTTAG
- the mutS gene encoding DNA mismatch repair protein MutS yields MTSDTVTPMMAQYQEIKAEYPGALLFYRMGDFYELFFDDAAAAAEALDIALTKRGKHLGQDIAMCGVPFHAAEGYLLTLIRKGFRVAVCEQLENPAEAKKRGSKSVVKRGVVRLVTPGTLTEESLLEARRHNYLAAIAEVRGEHALAWTDISTGALHVLSLPPARIGPELARLSPSEVLVVDGVGEEIASVVTESGASMTPLGRSAFDSGSASKRLCALFSVQTLDAFGTFERAEVAAMGAVVEYLEITQKGKLPLLQPPQRENLAGVMQIDAATRRNLELTYALSGGRAGSLLSVMDRTVTAGGGRLLERRLSSPSRSLDIIQTRLDMISFAVEQSRFRADLRAHLRKVPDLDRALSRLALDRGGPRDLAAIRNALEGAEEIARLMEGFDLPDALADQAKDLIGHDALMTLLDQSLVAEPPLLIRDGGFIAEGHDAELDEARQLRDEGRGIIAKMQAEYAQQTGISTLKIKHNNVLGYFIEVTATHAEKMLSPPHSDTFKHRQTTANQVRFTTIPLSEMETRILNAGGRALEIEKRLYEGLKSATLAEAPVLTQVARALSQMDLTTALADLAIEANWCRPKVDDSRALAITGGRHPVVEQALRTQGGGPFVANDCNLGGATDIWLLTGPNMAGKSTFLRQNALIALLAQMGSFVPATTAHIGIVSQLFSRVGASDDLARGRSTFMVEMVETAAILNQADAGALVILDEIGRGTATYDGLSIAWATLEHLHEVNGCRALFATHYHELTNLTDKLARVDNATVAVKEHEGDVIFLHEVRRGAADRSYGVQVAKLAGLPTAVINRARVVLDALERGEREGGSAREALIDDLPLFSSRPMAPPIPPRGPSEIETALSAVLPDELSPRDALALIYELKSKLPQSGTE; encoded by the coding sequence ATGACCAGCGACACAGTCACGCCAATGATGGCACAATACCAAGAGATTAAGGCCGAGTATCCCGGCGCCCTCCTGTTCTATCGCATGGGCGATTTCTATGAGCTGTTCTTTGACGATGCCGCCGCCGCCGCCGAGGCGCTGGATATCGCGCTGACCAAACGGGGCAAGCATCTGGGGCAGGATATCGCCATGTGCGGTGTGCCATTTCATGCGGCCGAGGGGTATCTGTTGACCCTTATCCGCAAGGGGTTTCGCGTCGCTGTCTGTGAGCAGTTAGAAAACCCTGCGGAGGCCAAGAAGCGCGGGTCGAAATCGGTGGTCAAGCGCGGTGTCGTCCGGCTGGTCACGCCCGGCACGCTTACCGAGGAATCGCTGCTGGAGGCGCGGCGCCACAATTACCTTGCCGCCATCGCCGAGGTGCGCGGGGAGCATGCGCTGGCGTGGACCGACATATCCACCGGGGCCCTGCATGTGTTGTCATTGCCGCCCGCGCGGATCGGGCCGGAGCTGGCCCGGCTCAGCCCCAGTGAAGTACTGGTCGTCGATGGCGTAGGCGAAGAAATTGCCAGCGTAGTGACTGAATCAGGTGCATCCATGACGCCACTTGGTCGCTCCGCCTTTGATAGCGGCAGCGCAAGTAAACGGCTCTGCGCGCTGTTCAGCGTTCAAACCCTGGATGCGTTCGGCACGTTTGAGCGGGCCGAAGTCGCGGCGATGGGGGCAGTCGTTGAATATCTGGAAATCACGCAAAAAGGGAAACTGCCCCTTTTGCAGCCGCCCCAACGTGAAAATCTGGCGGGCGTTATGCAGATCGACGCGGCCACACGCCGCAATCTGGAACTGACCTATGCGCTGTCGGGCGGACGCGCCGGATCACTGCTATCGGTCATGGATCGTACCGTGACTGCAGGCGGCGGCCGCCTTCTTGAGCGGCGCCTGTCCAGCCCATCGCGAAGCCTTGATATCATACAAACCCGCCTCGACATGATCAGTTTCGCCGTTGAACAGTCTCGATTCCGGGCCGATTTGCGCGCCCACCTGCGTAAGGTGCCCGACCTTGATCGCGCGTTGTCACGTCTGGCGCTGGACCGGGGCGGACCCCGCGATCTGGCCGCGATACGCAATGCGCTGGAAGGAGCAGAAGAGATTGCGAGACTGATGGAGGGCTTTGATCTGCCGGACGCTCTAGCGGATCAGGCCAAGGATTTGATCGGCCATGACGCCCTTATGACGTTACTGGATCAGTCTTTGGTTGCCGAGCCGCCTCTGCTGATCCGCGACGGTGGCTTCATAGCCGAGGGGCATGACGCCGAGTTGGACGAGGCGCGGCAACTGCGCGATGAGGGTCGCGGCATCATCGCCAAGATGCAGGCCGAATATGCGCAGCAGACGGGCATCTCGACCCTCAAGATTAAGCACAACAATGTATTGGGCTACTTCATCGAAGTCACCGCGACTCATGCGGAAAAAATGCTTTCGCCACCGCATAGCGATACGTTCAAACATCGCCAGACGACTGCCAACCAAGTGCGCTTTACCACAATTCCACTTTCTGAGATGGAAACGCGCATTCTGAACGCGGGCGGACGCGCGCTTGAGATTGAAAAGCGTCTCTATGAAGGGCTTAAGTCCGCTACTTTGGCTGAGGCGCCTGTATTGACCCAAGTTGCGCGGGCCTTGTCCCAGATGGATCTAACCACGGCACTGGCCGATCTGGCGATAGAGGCAAATTGGTGCCGCCCAAAGGTCGATGACAGCCGCGCTCTGGCCATCACGGGCGGAAGGCATCCCGTAGTGGAGCAGGCGCTTCGCACCCAAGGGGGCGGGCCATTCGTCGCCAACGATTGCAACCTTGGAGGTGCGACTGACATCTGGCTGCTGACCGGTCCGAACATGGCAGGCAAATCTACCTTTTTGCGGCAAAATGCATTGATAGCGCTGTTGGCTCAGATGGGCAGTTTTGTGCCTGCGACCACCGCGCATATCGGCATCGTCAGCCAACTGTTCAGCCGTGTCGGCGCATCCGACGATCTGGCGCGCGGACGCTCGACCTTCATGGTCGAAATGGTCGAAACGGCTGCGATCCTCAATCAGGCCGATGCAGGCGCGCTGGTTATTCTGGACGAGATCGGTCGCGGCACCGCCACCTATGACGGCCTTTCAATCGCATGGGCCACGCTGGAGCATTTGCACGAAGTAAATGGCTGCCGCGCGTTATTTGCTACGCATTATCATGAGCTTACAAACCTGACCGATAAGCTGGCCCGCGTCGACAATGCGACCGTGGCGGTGAAAGAACATGAGGGCGACGTCATTTTCCTGCATGAGGTGCGGCGCGGCGCGGCCGACCGGTCCTACGGGGTGCAAGTCGCAAAATTGGCCGGACTGCCGACGGCGGTGATCAACCGCGCGCGCGTCGTGCTGGATGCGCTGGAGCGCGGCGAACGCGAGGGCGGCAGTGCGCGGGAGGCGCTTATCGACGATCTGCCGTTATTCTCGTCCCGCCCGATGGCGCCGCCGATCCCGCCCCGGGGCCCGTCCGAGATTGAGACGGCGCTGAGCGCGGTGTTACCGGATGAGCTAAGCCCCCGCGACGCACTGGCGCTAATTTATGAGTTAAAGTCAAAACTACCACAAAGCGGCACTGAATAA
- a CDS encoding NADP-dependent malic enzyme, with translation MANPKFTPEEALAFHLEPTPGKFEITATVPMTTQRDLSLAYSPGVAVPCLAIQENPETAYDYTNKGNLVAVISNGTAVLGLGNLGALASKPVMEGKAVLFKRFADVNSIDIELDTEDADAFCNAVRLMGPTFGGINLEDIKAPECFIIEQRLKEEMDIPVFHDDQHGTAVICAAGLINALHLSGKKIGDVRIVLNGAGAAGIACLELLKTMGARHENTMMCDTKGVIYQGRTEGMNQWKSAHAVVTDRRTLADAMKDADVFLGVSAKGAVTQDMVASMAPDPVIFAMANPDPEITPEEAHEVRPDAIVATGRSDYPNQVNNVLGFPYLFRGALDVHARAINDEMKIACAEALAALAREDVPDEVGMAYGRKLSFGRDYIIPAPFDPRLIHVIPPAVARACMDTGAARRPIVDMEAYEASLKARMDPTASIMRLISARARNAQARMIFAEGDDLRVLRAAVQYQRAGMGKALVVGREADIKAKLEGAGMADAVAELEVVNAANTPHLEEYRAFLYGRLQRKGFDRHDIHKLASRDRHVFAALMLAHGHGDGLITGATRKSAHVLKLINHVFDADSEHGVAGVTAVMHKGRIVFVADTLVQEWPDENDLADIAERAATVARNLGLEPRVAFVSFSTFGYPRSERAEKMHRAVTVLEARGVDFEFEGEMTVDVALNTSAQEAYPFQRLSGPANILVMPARHSASISVKLVQEMAGATVIGPILSGLDKSVQICSSSSTATDIVNMAVLAACRVG, from the coding sequence ATGGCAAATCCCAAATTCACCCCCGAAGAGGCGCTGGCATTTCACCTAGAGCCGACACCGGGCAAGTTCGAGATCACCGCGACCGTGCCGATGACCACCCAGCGCGATCTGAGTCTGGCGTATTCGCCGGGCGTCGCTGTGCCATGTCTCGCTATTCAGGAAAACCCTGAGACGGCATATGACTATACGAACAAGGGTAATCTCGTCGCCGTCATCTCGAACGGTACGGCTGTTCTGGGCCTCGGTAACCTGGGTGCGCTTGCGTCCAAGCCGGTGATGGAAGGCAAGGCAGTGCTGTTCAAGCGGTTTGCCGATGTGAACAGCATCGACATTGAGCTGGATACCGAAGATGCCGACGCATTTTGCAATGCCGTTCGCCTGATGGGGCCGACATTTGGCGGTATCAACCTTGAGGATATCAAGGCGCCTGAGTGTTTTATCATTGAGCAGCGGCTGAAAGAGGAAATGGACATTCCGGTGTTCCACGACGACCAGCACGGCACGGCTGTGATCTGCGCCGCTGGGTTGATTAATGCGCTGCATCTGTCGGGCAAGAAGATCGGGGATGTGCGTATCGTGTTGAATGGTGCGGGCGCGGCGGGCATCGCCTGCCTTGAATTGCTGAAGACAATGGGCGCGCGGCATGAGAACACTATGATGTGTGACACAAAAGGCGTGATCTATCAGGGCCGCACCGAGGGCATGAACCAATGGAAATCGGCCCACGCGGTGGTGACGGACCGCCGCACGCTGGCCGATGCGATGAAGGATGCCGACGTGTTTCTAGGCGTGTCCGCCAAGGGCGCAGTGACGCAGGATATGGTCGCTAGCATGGCGCCGGATCCGGTGATTTTTGCCATGGCAAACCCTGATCCCGAGATCACGCCCGAAGAGGCACACGAGGTGCGCCCCGATGCGATCGTCGCCACCGGGCGCAGCGACTACCCCAACCAAGTGAACAACGTGCTCGGATTTCCCTACCTTTTCCGCGGCGCGCTGGATGTCCATGCCCGCGCGATCAACGACGAGATGAAGATCGCCTGCGCCGAGGCGCTAGCCGCGCTTGCACGCGAGGATGTGCCGGACGAAGTGGGCATGGCCTACGGACGCAAGCTATCCTTTGGCCGTGATTATATCATTCCCGCTCCTTTCGATCCGCGGCTGATCCACGTGATTCCGCCAGCCGTGGCGCGCGCTTGCATGGATACCGGGGCTGCGCGGCGGCCAATCGTAGATATGGAGGCATATGAGGCGTCGCTAAAGGCGCGGATGGATCCGACTGCCAGCATAATGCGGCTGATCAGCGCGCGGGCGCGTAATGCGCAGGCGAGGATGATCTTTGCCGAGGGCGATGATCTGCGCGTGCTGCGCGCGGCCGTTCAGTACCAACGTGCAGGCATGGGCAAGGCGCTGGTCGTTGGCCGCGAGGCCGATATTAAGGCAAAGCTGGAGGGCGCCGGTATGGCTGACGCCGTCGCAGAGCTGGAGGTCGTAAATGCGGCCAACACCCCGCATTTGGAAGAATATCGCGCGTTCTTATATGGGCGGCTTCAACGTAAGGGCTTCGACAGGCATGACATTCACAAACTTGCCTCGCGCGATCGGCATGTCTTTGCTGCGCTGATGCTGGCGCATGGTCACGGGGATGGTCTTATCACAGGCGCCACGCGCAAGTCGGCGCATGTGCTGAAGTTGATTAACCACGTATTTGACGCCGATTCCGAACATGGCGTCGCGGGTGTCACTGCGGTGATGCACAAAGGCCGAATTGTTTTCGTCGCCGATACATTGGTGCAAGAGTGGCCGGATGAAAACGATCTGGCCGACATCGCTGAGCGCGCGGCGACCGTCGCGCGCAATCTGGGGCTGGAGCCGCGCGTCGCATTCGTCAGCTTTTCGACGTTCGGCTATCCGCGCAGCGAGCGGGCCGAAAAGATGCACCGCGCCGTCACTGTACTGGAGGCACGGGGTGTCGATTTCGAATTCGAAGGCGAGATGACGGTGGATGTAGCGCTGAATACCTCCGCGCAGGAGGCGTATCCGTTTCAGCGCCTGTCAGGCCCAGCCAACATTCTGGTGATGCCCGCGCGGCACTCGGCCTCGATCTCGGTCAAGCTGGTACAGGAAATGGCAGGCGCGACCGTGATCGGCCCAATCCTGTCGGGTTTGGACAAGTCGGTGCAGATCTGTTCATCCAGTTCGACGGCGACGGATATTGTGAACATGGCTGTGCTGGCCGCGTGCAGGGTAGGGTAG
- a CDS encoding DMT family transporter, translating to MDLRSIVMGVCFAVMWSSAFTSARIIVAAAPPVSALALRFIISGILAVVIARILGQTWRLTRPQWRACIILGICQNALYLGLYFVAMQTIEASLAAIIASTMPLLVALASWMFLGERLKPLALFGLFAGFTGVALVMGTRFSGGVDLYGLTLCIIGAAALAVATLSVKGATSGGNFMMVVGLQMLIGGAILSVVAFATETLIVEWSWTLIAAFVWTLLVPGLGATLLWFKLVQRITATRAATFHFLNPFLGVAIAAAVLGEALHPTDLIGVAIIMAGILAVQLSRRSKA from the coding sequence ATGGATCTGCGCAGTATCGTGATGGGCGTTTGCTTTGCCGTGATGTGGTCCAGCGCGTTCACTTCGGCCCGGATCATCGTGGCGGCGGCGCCGCCCGTTAGCGCGCTGGCGCTGCGGTTCATCATTTCGGGCATACTCGCCGTCGTGATCGCCCGGATATTGGGCCAGACTTGGCGCTTGACCCGGCCTCAATGGCGCGCCTGTATCATTCTGGGGATTTGCCAGAACGCGCTCTATCTCGGGCTATACTTTGTCGCGATGCAGACAATTGAGGCGTCACTGGCGGCCATCATCGCCTCCACCATGCCGCTGCTCGTTGCACTTGCCTCTTGGATGTTCCTCGGCGAAAGGCTGAAGCCTTTGGCGCTTTTCGGTCTTTTTGCCGGATTCACAGGTGTCGCTTTGGTGATGGGCACGCGGTTTTCCGGCGGGGTCGACTTGTATGGCCTGACCCTTTGCATCATAGGCGCCGCCGCGCTGGCCGTTGCGACGCTCAGCGTCAAGGGCGCGACGTCGGGCGGTAATTTCATGATGGTGGTCGGCCTACAGATGCTGATTGGTGGCGCAATTCTATCAGTCGTGGCTTTTGCCACCGAAACGCTGATTGTCGAATGGTCATGGACACTGATCGCCGCGTTTGTCTGGACCTTGTTGGTGCCTGGCCTCGGTGCGACGCTGCTGTGGTTCAAGCTGGTTCAGCGGATCACTGCCACTCGCGCCGCCACGTTTCACTTTCTTAATCCGTTCCTTGGCGTCGCAATCGCCGCCGCCGTGCTGGGCGAAGCGTTGCATCCCACGGACCTGATCGGCGTCGCGATTATTATGGCCGGTATTCTTGCAGTGCAGCTATCGCGCCGGTCTAAGGCTTAG
- a CDS encoding HU family DNA-binding protein: MAKPMTKTQLVAALAEEMGSDKKTAGTALDSIIGVITREVSGGGAVTLPGVGKIYCRERPERMVRNPATGEQIKKDADKVVKMTIAKALKDSVNG; the protein is encoded by the coding sequence ATGGCGAAACCGATGACAAAGACCCAGCTCGTGGCCGCACTGGCCGAAGAAATGGGTAGCGACAAGAAGACAGCGGGCACTGCGCTCGATTCAATTATTGGCGTCATCACACGCGAAGTGTCCGGCGGCGGCGCCGTCACACTGCCCGGCGTCGGCAAGATCTATTGCCGTGAGCGTCCCGAGCGTATGGTCCGCAACCCCGCCACGGGCGAGCAGATCAAAAAGGATGCCGACAAGGTCGTCAAGATGACCATCGCCAAGGCACTGAAAGACAGCGTCAACGGCTGA